The DNA region TGGTGGAGCTATCAATTCGATGGAGCACCGTCGCCACCAGCCAGCCCAGCACACCGCCGATCAACAGGCCGCCCCCGGCGACCAGTAAAAATTGCAGACTCGCTTCCCACAACACAAAATGGCCCGTCATTACGGCGGCCACGGCGTAGCGGTAGGCGATCAGAGCAGAGGCATCGTTGAGCAAGCTTTCGCCCTCCAGAATGGCAATGACACGTTTGTTGAGGCCCAGGCCTTTGATGATGCTGTTAGCCGCTACCGCATCCGGTGGCGAAACGATGGCGCCCAGCACGAAGGCCATCGGCCAGCTGAAGTGGGGAATAACGTAGTGAGCAGCCACAGCCACGGTACTGGCGGTAAAAAATACGAGTGTAACGGCTAAGGTGGTAATGGGTCGAATGGAGCGGGTAAACTCCTGCCAGGCTGTCTTGGAGGCAGCTTCATAGAGCAGTGGGGGCAGAAAAATGACTAAGGCTACGTTGGGGTCTAAGGCCAGATTGGGCAGAAACGGCATGAAACCAATCAGTACACCCGTGGCCACCAGCAAAACCGGATACGGCAGGATGATTTTATGGGCGATGGCCGACAGGCCAATTAAAATCGCCAGTATAAAGATAACCGTCTCAAAGTGGGCCATACATTGCCGGTTTATTTGATGAAAACAGACGTCCCGCTCGCTGCATTAAAATTGATAAACGACGGCGTTACTATTCATGCCCGCTCCCACCGAGGCTAACACCACGGTATCACCGGCTTCGATCCGTTGATTAGCGAGCTGGCCCCGTTGAACCAAATCGAGAAGGGTCGGAATAGTAGCCACTGAACTATTACCCAGCCAAGAGATCGTCATGGGCATCAACGCTAAGTCTGGACTTTCCTGACCGTATAGCTTGAAGAGCCGTTCCAGAATAGCAACATTCATTTTGTGATTCGCCTGATGGATCAGAATCTTTTTGACTGCTGAAATGCTTATACCTGCTTTATCCAATGCGGTTTTAATGACGAGTGGAACGTGCAGTAAAGCAAATTCGTAGAGCTTTCGCCCATTCATCTTCATGAACCGATCAGCAGGCTCGCTTTGGTCTGGATCGTAGGCGTTACCCATCTTCAGGAGGTCAGCGTGTTCATATGCGTGCGTCTGAGTATGGTGGGATAGTATACCCGTTACACCCTTGGGGCTGGCTTCCAGAATAATGGCCCCGCTGCCATCACTAAACAACAACGAATCCCGGTCCGAAGGATCGATCACCCGTGACAACGTTTCGGTACCGATGATGAGGCAGCGCTGGGCGTCTCCCGAGCGAATGTAGTAGTTCGCTTGAATAACTCCTTCCAGCCAGCCTGGACATCCAAAGGCCAGATCATAGGCTACGCAATGAGAGTTTTTTATGGCTAGGCCTGCTTTAATGCGAGAAGCCAGGGAGGGCACCAGATCGACCCGGTTCGTTTGATGCGCGACATCGCCAAAGTTGTGGGCTACGATCAGGTAATCCAGCGTTTCGGGATCAAAACCCGCGCTTGTCAGGGCCTGCCCAGCGGCCAGTAAACCCAGATCGGAGGCTTTCTGATCCGGGCGGGCGTAGCGCCGTTTCTGGATACCGCTAATGGCTTCAAATCGGTCTAGAATCACGGCCTTATCGGTGGTAATGGCTATTCCTGCGGGGGTAAAGAACTGGGTCGCTAAGAAATCCTGATTTCGAACAAGGGTATCCGGAATGCAACTACCCGTTGCCGCAATGACTGAGCGAATCATAGTTTTGAATGCTTAAGCGATGGTGTGTGGTATCGACCGAACGAAGCAGGTGCTCTCAACGCGTACTATGCTTCCTTACATATCTGGCCAATTCGTTCGTTGCCTGAGTGGGTTGGCAAATGACAATTTGAAGCTAGGCACTGGCTTTTCAAAGGACCTTATTCCGTGTTGATGAACTAGATTTGGGTACGCTCCTAAGATTCGCTGATTGGTCGACCTGGGCACAGGAGATACTAATCATTCAAAATGGAATCTAATCCGGCCACCTAACATGAATTGATCGCAAGTGTGATAAGAGTCAGATCAGCATTACTGGTTTTCTTTTAATTAGTAAACGCTTAACACAGTCAGCAACCGCTAATTCGATAGACGGAAGCTAATTTTCACAAAAAACAAACCTATTTGACTACAAGACGCTTTATTCTGGTTATTTTAATGAGGTAACGGCTTCCTTGGTTGGATGCATCACCAATCATAGCGGAGCCCCGACTCGTGCCACTTATTACTTGATGATCGCGTCAACAAGGATCGGGCGTAGCCAAAATGAATGACTGAGCAGTAAACCTTCACTGGATAGTGAATTCCATTTGCGTACACTCAGCAATTCGGTAGGTTGACCATTCTCTCCTAAACCGATAACAGACTTGTACCACTACATCACTTTTGGCCTATTCCGAAAAGCAACAAGCTAATACGCTTTTGTTATGTATGTGTAGAAGCTTACGAAGGCTGCCTGGAGTTATAGGTTTCCTTTTTTCGTTCAACACCAACTTTTAACACAAGTCGATTAACCCAGTCAAACAAGTGCACGAACTCGGTCAGAGCATCTGGCTGGACTTTATCGACCGGCCCCTGATGAACTCCGGCCAACTGCAACGGCTCATCGAGAAGGATGGCATTCGGGGTATCATCTCTAATCCGGCCATCTTTGAGAAAGCGATCAGCAGTAGTCAGGACTATGATGGAGACATCCGAGAACTGACCAAAGAGGGTCTCTCGAACGAAGCAATATTTTACCGGGTTGCCGTAGCCGATATTCAACAAGCCGCTGATCTATTTTTGCCCGTCTACGAAGACAAAGTGAGCGGAGCCGACGGCTTCGTCAGCCTGGAAGTTTCCCCCCGCCTTGCCCTGGATACCGACAAGACCCTGGAGCAGGCCCGCGAGCTATGGCAAGCCGTCAACCGGCCCAACGTGATGATTAAGATACCGGGCACT from Spirosoma oryzicola includes:
- a CDS encoding 3-oxoacyl-ACP synthase III family protein — its product is MIRSVIAATGSCIPDTLVRNQDFLATQFFTPAGIAITTDKAVILDRFEAISGIQKRRYARPDQKASDLGLLAAGQALTSAGFDPETLDYLIVAHNFGDVAHQTNRVDLVPSLASRIKAGLAIKNSHCVAYDLAFGCPGWLEGVIQANYYIRSGDAQRCLIIGTETLSRVIDPSDRDSLLFSDGSGAIILEASPKGVTGILSHHTQTHAYEHADLLKMGNAYDPDQSEPADRFMKMNGRKLYEFALLHVPLVIKTALDKAGISISAVKKILIHQANHKMNVAILERLFKLYGQESPDLALMPMTISWLGNSSVATIPTLLDLVQRGQLANQRIEAGDTVVLASVGAGMNSNAVVYQF